One window from the genome of Salvia miltiorrhiza cultivar Shanhuang (shh) chromosome 7, IMPLAD_Smil_shh, whole genome shotgun sequence encodes:
- the LOC130996196 gene encoding uncharacterized protein LOC130996196, which yields MTTAARPTWAPAKGGNEQGGTRIFGPSQKYSSRDIASHTTLKPRKAGQDTQDEVQRRNLKDELEDRERRHFSSKEDRDRRKGNHLLLEGSRREVEDRIVPRSIDADDADVDAQSDDDSDDEDDDDDEEALLLELERLRKEKAEQKEREVSRVFFTFQDF from the exons ATGACGACGGCGGCAAGACCTACGTGGGCACCCGCGAAAGGTGGGAATGAACAAGGGGGAACTCGAATCTTCGGTCCATCTCAAAAGTATTCGTCGAGGGACATCGCTTCTCATACTACCCTCAAACCCAG AAAGGCAGGACAAGACACCCAAGACGAGGTGCAAAGGAGAAATCTCAAGGACGAGCTAGAGGATCGAGAGAGGAGGCATTTCTCATCAAAAG AGGATAGAGATCGCCGGAAAGGAAATCATCTTCTCTTAGAAG GGTCTAGGAGAGAAGTTGAGGACCGAATTGTTCCACGAAGTATAGATGCAGATGATGCTGATGTGGATGCTCAGAGTGATGATGATAg tgatgatgaagatgatgacgACGACGAGGAAGCACTTCTGCTTGAGCTTGAAcgtttaagaaaagaaaaagctgAGCAGAAAGAGCGAGAAGTAAGCCGTGTGTTTTTTacttttcaagatttttga